The nucleotide sequence TGGGTGATAAtatactctctttcttttgttacatTCCAATTAAGCAACACTATGTATGTCTTTTGGAATTTCTATGTTCAACACATCAAAGATTGAACAATAATAGTGTCTTGTCTATGCCATTGGGTTAAGCGCCATGGTTTAGCTATTTCATTATTGGCTAGTTTCTTTTGTTACTTGATTATGTATTATCagttgttattcaaaatattttttatttaggatGGATTAATCTAGTGATATATAACTATCAAAATGATCTACAGTGTTAAAGTTGAGCCAACCCCATGCCATGAGATGGACCACCCAAACAAAACTCTATGTAGTGTGTTAAAACACCTTACCGTTTTCTAACATTGCTCAAAAATTCAATAAACGCCTTGCCGTTCTCTATCATATAAAACGACGTGACGTCTACTGTATATTCAAACAATAATTACCTTTAATTAGACTCTGAGCAAATTTGCAGCTCTTCTCGACACGAAGAAGagagccaaacaaaaaaaaaaaaatggagaagaagcGTGAAGGAGTAATGGAAGCAATGAGTCGGATCGTATCAGATCCTTACTATTTCCTCCATTTCATGGCCTTCTTCTCTTACCTTCCGATTCGTAGCTCCGCCGCACCCTACACTTCACATCGACTCTTCGACAGAGAAATCCAAGCATTTCTAGCGTTCCTTATGTTTTCCGCTATTaaggtttgtgttcttcttcttctgtatatAAATCGAAATTTTCTTAACTCTCTTTACTTCTTCACTTCTTCACTTCATTGATTTGTGCAAAATTCGTTTTGTAGATGGTGAGGGAAGAAACATGGGAAGCTTTCGTTGCCGATAGTTTACTCTACGCTAAGGTTAACAAGACTCTCGCCGATTTCAGATTCCGAAATTGTTTGTCACTTTTAAGATTCATGTGAAATCTGCTGATACACATTTGATTTACTCGCGCCCAGATCTTTCTCATAGCTGTGTCGTTGATTATGGATTATCGAGCGGCGATCTGGTTTAGTGTCATATTTTCAGGTGAGCTCAATTTCAATCTGTTGATAGATCTAGCACCGTGGTTGAGTCTTTCTAAGTTTGATTTGAATGTTTCCTTTTGCAGTTATATATCTATTAGCTCAACAACCAGCATTTAGTAAATTAGGTATGGGGAAGATTCTTCAATTCTTGCTTTTCTGTGGATTTTTGGGAAACaaaagttgttttctttgtaaaatgCTTAAACGTTTTTCAGGAACTGCGAAGAAGCTAACACCTATgcagttggaggatttgctaTCAGATGGGAGCACAACAAAATACTGGTTGGTACGTTGCAACTCTTGGCTTTATCTTCTACTTACTTGTGTTAATGTTGTTGCTCTTTTCGAATCAGAGAGGTTATGATTTTTGGATGATACATTTGAAAAACCAAGGAGTAGTATTTGGTTtaacaaaatgattttattgcatagaGCAGAGTTTACATTCTGATTCTAACTAAGCATGCTGTTTATGAAGCTAGATAATACTTATAGTAGCCTCCCCTTACCATTATGACATCAAAgtttgtctttcttttgtttagctGTCAATCAATTACGAAACAGAACTGATCTGCAACATCTAGTAAAACAATGTATGAAATTGGCGCAAAAGGGTACTGTTGTAGGTTTTGTAGCGACTTTTTTATGATGATGTGCCTTTTCACACCTTTTGCAGATAGAATTCTTTGCATGTAGTTCAGCTAAGTGTGTTCGTTCAAGCCGATGCTTTCCCGAGCTCTCCATAACGTAAGCTTTGTGTAAGAATACATACACCCTAGTTTCACTGGTAGTCTTAGGAGacacactcactcactcactcttcTTCCGTTTCTTCAGGTACTCGAATAATCTTTTGTCTTTCGGAACTGTTGATCTTGGACTTTTCCCTAATACTGCAGCGCAGTTTGGAATATCTCTTGCCGGTAATAATTCTTCACTAACTCATTTATTTGCACAAACTCAAAAGCACATCTAGAGTCTCTGTTTGTGGAAGCAACTGATCATATTGTGTGACACATATAGGTGGAATGTCTCAGCTTCCAACATACATATTGTTTGAAAAGGGTGTCGAAGTCTCTCGGTTCCCAGACTTTTATGTTGATGCTGCACCTTCTTTACCCATAACCAAGGTTTACATGCTTTGACACAATTGGCAAGAAATCAGTTTTTTTATAATGGCTGCATTGATTCTCTTTAAGGCTTTAATGAATTCCCTTATTGTTGATGTTTGCAGAAACTTCTATGTCAACATTTTGAGCTTGATCGGCTTCTACTTGACTACATAAACGGATCATAGTCGGAGAAAACGGGTAATCGATATACAACTTTCTGGCTTTCTCTTGCAAGAGCAGTATGAACACACATCACCACAATCATCAGACTATTTCATTCGTTTGTTTGTTCTCTTATAATGGGCATTTTTGGTGAGGCTCGCGGGAGAAAACGACAGTATTATACTTTAGTGctatatagagatagaaaagaTTCTGTTGAAATCTTACGGCTTGAAATTTCAACGAAGTGTTCTTGAATATGATGGTAATGAAATATCAGTTTCTAACATTTACTTGAGTGCTAATCGTATTCATGACTTTTGAGGCTTATTGGCACTCGTACGTCTCTTATTGTGTTGTTTTCATGTGCTTTAACTACGACCCATTATCCTACTTCCTAGGCTATATATCCATGTGTCGATGTGTGGACTAGAAAATTACCatcaaatgagaaaaaaaaaattgaacacaaagaaatttgaagaaaaaatcaacttaattagaaaGTATACTCGACctaccaattcaaaaatatggATTATATAACGGggttgtaaattttgtttatactctttctttcttcacgAAAGTAAAATTAGTTGTAAATACGATGAAGatgttttttggtaaaataaaaagagtcgatggtatatgtataattttaatttattgtaacTTACCTAAAAGGTTGGATCGTGGCTTCGTGCGGCGACTACTTCCCAAAGTATCGTGTGTTTCATATATTTACCTGCCATTTATTTGCTCACAAACAttccaaaactaaaatatgTAATGAAAGCAACAACTCATTAAGTATGGGGATCCCAACAATAAGTATGTGAAATGGGGAGTAATAAAGAGTCATCGATATCTTTAAAAGACGTGTGGTTAACAGTTGGATGAACAAGAAAATGAATCACTTGGTGAGGATGATGCCTAGTGGCAACCTCTGGTCAACATGTTCCAAAATCCTACTTAAGGCATTAAacaaattgatttgatttatcTCATGTGACTCAGCTTGCTTCTCACTTTCTCGTGTGTATcgttttatttacatatatatatatatagagtccGAATGGTGACCGCGGTTTTGGTTGTATGGGAAAAGCGGTTTTgaagtgcggtacggttcaactgcggtacgtgcggtttgcgggacaagtgcggtttctataaaataagcggtacagaatgatatttgattggtgaaaaaactatttgcggttcagtattaattgtgtgaatggtaaaaaaaggaaaagcggtgcggattatatatattataaataaatttattaataattagtattcataAGTTATTAACattttggttctttattttttatttataatttaaatatatcatttatgaactttaaatatgaaattttattaaaattaaaatttaatcatgtatatgtttattcaatgttaaaaacaataacaaattcaatcataacaaatattacacaataaaaaGAACTAGTatggattatatttttttcaaatctagttgttaatatattaattttttattaaaaacatttcattgtcaaaaaatgtaaaaaa is from Camelina sativa cultivar DH55 chromosome 20, Cs, whole genome shotgun sequence and encodes:
- the LOC104769398 gene encoding thioredoxin-related transmembrane protein 2, which translates into the protein MEKKREGVMEAMSRIVSDPYYFLHFMAFFSYLPIRSSAAPYTSHRLFDREIQAFLAFLMFSAIKMVREETWEAFVADSLLYAKIFLIAVSLIMDYRAAIWFSVIFSVIYLLAQQPAFSKLGTAKKLTPMQLEDLLSDGSTTKYWLIEFFACSSAKCVRSSRCFPELSITYSNNLLSFGTVDLGLFPNTAAQFGISLAGGMSQLPTYILFEKGVEVSRFPDFYVDAAPSLPITKKLLCQHFELDRLLLDYINGS